The Amaranthus tricolor cultivar Red isolate AtriRed21 chromosome 6, ASM2621246v1, whole genome shotgun sequence genome has a segment encoding these proteins:
- the LOC130814682 gene encoding glucan endo-1,3-beta-glucosidase 11-like, with protein MKLFGYEIIHILHFLLLLCFSVSDSVESLGINYGQVGNNLPQPDTVLSLITSMRLTKARIYDTNPQILTTFANSGVELIVTVENNMLATLINPQQALQWVTTHIKPYFPATKIIGISVGNEVFTDPDTSLTSYVVPAMISVHNALSQLGLSSYIQVLSPTSAGVLQESYPPSAGSFKPELVGVMTQYLHFLQATNGSFWLNAYPYFAYKDNPTKISLDYVLFNPNAGMVDPNTKLHYDNMLYAQVDAVIFANWRLGFGGLDVRVSETGWPSMGDPNEIGATIENAAAYNKNLVRRQLANQGTPLRPNKRLEVYVFALFNEDMKPGPTSERNYGLFHPDCRMTYNVGLTLFDRQRSSNPSTSISLTSSASKATYKGYQSLIYWTFVYLVAWQLLIRRPT; from the exons atgaaattatttggtTATGAAATTATTCATATCCTCCATTTTTTACTTCTCCTCTGTTTCTCCGTGTCAG ATTCCGTAGAATCTTTAGGAATAAACTATGGACAAGTAGGCAATAACTTGCCACAACCGGATACCGTATTATCCCTTATTACTTCAATGAGATTAACAAAGGCAAGAATCTACGACACAAACCCTCAAATCTTAACAACCTTCGCCAACTCGGGTGTCGAACTCATCGTAACGGTCGAAAATAACATGCTAGCTACTCTCATTAATCCTCAACAAGCCCTTCAATGGGTTACAACCCATATTAAACCCTACTTTCCGGCCACCAAAATCATCGGAATCTCGGTGGGTAACGAGGTTTTTACCGACCCAGATACTTCCTTAACTTCCTACGTTGTTCCAGCAATGATTAGTGTTCATAATGCACTGAGTCAACTCGGTTTGAGCTCATATATTCAAGTTTTATCACCTACATCAGCTGGGGTTTTACAAGAATCTTATCCGCCTTCCGCCGGTTCATTTAAACCGGAATTAGTAGGGGTTATGACCCAATATTTGCACTTTTTGCAAGCTACTAATGGGTCCTTTTGGCTCAACGCGTATCCCTATTTTGCGTATAAGGATAATCCGACAaagatttcacttgattatgttttatttaaCCCGAATGCGGGAATGGTTGATCCAAATACTAAATTACATTATGATAATATGTTGTATGCTCAAGTTGATGCGGTTATTTTTGCTAATTGGAGGTTGGGTTTTGGCGGGTTGGATGTACGGGTTTCTGAAACCGGATGGCCTTCTATGGGTGACCCGAATGAGATTGGGGCTACTATTGAGAATGCTGCGgcttataataaaaatttggtTAGAAGACAATTGGCTAATCAAGGAACTCCTTTAAGGCCAAATAAAAGACTAGAAGTTTATGTATTTGCTCTATTTAATGAAGATATGAAACCTGGACCCACTTCTGAAAGGAATTATGGGTTGTTTCATCCTGATTGTAGAATGACTTACAATGTGGGTCTCACTTTGTTTGATCGTCAACGTTCTTCTAACCCTTCTACTTCCATCTCTTTGACATCTTCTGCCTCTAAG GCAACATACAAAGGCTATCAAAGCTTGATTTACTGGACGTTTGTATATTTGGTAGCTTGGCAACTTCTTATAAGAAGACCAACATAA